A single genomic interval of Burkholderia cepacia ATCC 25416 harbors:
- the rimP gene encoding ribosome maturation factor RimP, with protein MQLTELIETTVTGLGYELVDLERTGRGMLCIYIDQPAGISLEDCEKVTRQLQHVLTVENIDYERLEVSSPGLDRPLKKLADFERFAGSEVSVTLKKPLDGRKTYRGILHAPNGETIGLEFERKKGEAAMLDFTLADIDKARLIPQVDFRSRK; from the coding sequence GTGCAACTGACGGAACTGATAGAAACCACGGTCACCGGGCTCGGTTACGAGCTGGTGGATCTCGAGCGCACTGGGCGCGGCATGCTTTGCATCTATATCGATCAGCCTGCCGGCATCTCGCTCGAAGATTGCGAAAAGGTCACGCGTCAGCTCCAGCACGTCTTGACGGTCGAAAACATCGATTACGAACGGCTCGAAGTCTCGTCCCCGGGGCTCGACCGCCCGTTGAAGAAGCTGGCCGACTTCGAGCGCTTCGCCGGCAGCGAAGTTTCCGTGACCTTGAAAAAGCCGCTGGACGGGCGCAAGACGTACCGGGGCATTCTGCACGCGCCGAATGGCGAAACGATCGGTTTGGAATTTGAGAGGAAGAAGGGCGAGGCGGCCATGCTGGATTTCACGCTGGCCGATATCGACAAAGCCCGCCTGATTCCGCAAGTTGACTTTAGGAGCCGCAAATAA
- the nusA gene encoding transcription termination factor NusA, whose translation MSREVLMLVDALAREKNVDKDVVLGALEAALASASKKLFDEGAEIRVHIDRESGEHETFRRWLVVPDEAGLQEPDREILLFEAREQKPDVEVGEYVEEPVPSIEFGRIGAQAAKQVILQKVRDAEREQILNDYLERGEKIMTGTVKRLDKGNFIVESGRVEALLRRDQLIPKENLRVGDRVRAYIAKVDRTARGPQIELSRTAPEFLMKLFEMEVPEIEQGLLEIKAAARDPGVRAKIGVIAYDKRIDPIGTCVGIRGSRVQAVRNELGGENIDIVLWSEDPAQFVIGALAPAAVQSIVVDEEKHSMDVVVDENELAVAIGRSGQNVRLAGELTGWQINIMTPDESALKQGEERDRLRALFMARLDVDEEVADILIDEGFTSLEEIAYVPLNEMLEIEAFDEDTVHELRNRARDALLTMAIANEEKVENAALDLKSLDGITPELLAKLAEHGVQTRDDLAELAVDELVDMTGMEEDAAKALIMKAREHWFQ comes from the coding sequence ATGAGTCGCGAAGTGTTGATGCTGGTGGATGCGCTGGCGCGCGAGAAAAACGTCGACAAGGATGTGGTGCTGGGCGCCCTCGAGGCCGCGCTCGCATCTGCTTCCAAGAAGCTGTTCGACGAAGGCGCCGAAATCCGCGTCCATATCGATCGCGAAAGCGGCGAGCACGAAACCTTCCGTCGCTGGCTCGTCGTGCCCGACGAGGCAGGCTTGCAGGAGCCGGATCGCGAGATCCTGCTGTTCGAAGCACGTGAGCAGAAGCCCGACGTCGAAGTCGGCGAGTATGTCGAGGAACCCGTTCCGTCGATCGAGTTCGGTCGCATCGGCGCGCAGGCCGCGAAGCAGGTGATCCTGCAGAAGGTGCGCGACGCCGAGCGCGAGCAGATCCTGAACGATTACCTCGAACGTGGCGAAAAGATCATGACGGGTACGGTGAAGCGCCTCGACAAGGGCAACTTCATCGTCGAATCGGGCCGCGTCGAGGCGCTGCTGCGCCGCGATCAGCTGATCCCGAAGGAAAACCTGCGCGTGGGCGACCGCGTGCGTGCGTACATCGCGAAGGTCGACCGCACCGCGCGCGGCCCGCAGATCGAACTGTCGCGTACGGCGCCCGAGTTCCTGATGAAGCTGTTCGAGATGGAAGTGCCGGAAATCGAGCAGGGCCTGCTCGAGATCAAGGCGGCTGCCCGCGACCCGGGCGTGCGTGCGAAGATCGGCGTCATCGCGTACGACAAGCGGATCGACCCGATCGGCACCTGCGTCGGTATCCGCGGTTCCCGTGTGCAGGCCGTGCGCAACGAGCTCGGTGGCGAAAACATCGACATCGTGCTATGGTCGGAGGATCCCGCCCAGTTCGTGATCGGCGCGCTCGCGCCGGCAGCTGTCCAGTCGATTGTCGTCGATGAAGAAAAGCACTCGATGGACGTCGTCGTCGACGAGAACGAGCTGGCTGTCGCGATCGGCCGCAGCGGTCAGAACGTTCGTCTTGCTGGCGAACTGACCGGCTGGCAGATCAACATCATGACGCCGGACGAATCCGCCCTGAAGCAGGGTGAAGAACGCGACCGGCTGCGTGCGCTGTTCATGGCGCGTCTCGACGTCGACGAAGAAGTTGCCGACATCCTGATCGACGAAGGCTTCACGAGTCTGGAAGAGATCGCGTACGTGCCGCTCAACGAAATGCTCGAAATCGAGGCGTTCGACGAGGACACCGTGCACGAACTGCGCAACCGCGCACGCGACGCGCTGTTGACGATGGCGATCGCGAACGAAGAAAAGGTCGAGAACGCAGCGCTGGATCTCAAGAGCCTCGACGGCATTACGCCGGAGCTGCTCGCGAAGCTGGCCGAACACGGCGTGCAGACGCGCGACGATCTCGCCGAGCTGGCTGTGGATGAACTGGTCGACATGACCGGGATGGAAGAGGATGCCGCTAAGGCGTTGATCATGAAAGCACGTGAACACTGGTTCCAGTGA
- the infB gene encoding translation initiation factor IF-2: MASNNVAQFAAELKMPAGVLLEQLQAAGVQKASEDDALSETDKARLLDHLRKSHGATDGDKRKITLTRKHTSEIKQSDATGKARTIQVEVRKKRTFVKRDDVAEGAEQGQAQVAEADDDAELKRREEEARREAELLEKQAQELRERQERLEREEAERRAREEAAEAERRRAEEEAAAKRAAAEAAAAQQQAAAQQAAAAEQEAETPQSAQSAQDEARAAAERAAQREAAKKAEDAAREAADKARAEQEEISKRRAAAEAEARAIREMMNTPRKAVVKAVEPPKPVEPPKPAEAKGTLHKPAKPEGAQARPAVKKPAGAAPATTQAPAGAGDRNKKPGAGKGGWQDDASKRRGIKTRGDSSGGVDRGWRGGPKGRGRHQDSASSFQAPTEPIVREVHVPETVSVADLAHKMSIKASEVIKVMMKMGQMVTINQVLDQETAMIVVEELGHRAVAAKLDDPEALLVEGETGTDAEQLPRPPVVTVMGHVDHGKTSLLDHIRRAKVAAGEAGGITQHIGAYHVDTPRGVITFLDTPGHEAFTAMRARGAKATDIVVLVVAADDGVMPQTKEAIAHAKAGGVPIVVAINKIDKPEANPDRVKQELVAEGVVPEEYGGDSPFVPVSAKTGAGIDDLLENVLLQAEVLELKAPVEAPAKGIVIEAKLDKGKGPVATILVQSGTLNRGDIVLAGTAYGRVRAMLDENGKPTKEAGPSIPVEIQGLSEVPGAGEEVIVLPDERKAREIALFRQGKFRDVKLAKQQAAKLESMLEQMGEGEVQNLPLIIKADVQGSQEALVQSLLKLSTDEVRVQIVHSAVGGISENDVNLATASKAVIIGFNTRADAQARKLAEANGIDIRYYNIIYDAVDEVKAAMSGMLAPEKREVVTGMVEVRQVFKVPKVGTVAGCMVTDGIVKRSSSVRVLRNNVVIFTGELESLKRFKDDVKEVKQGFECGMSVKNFNDVIEGDQFEVFEVTEVARTL, from the coding sequence ATGGCGAGTAACAACGTAGCCCAATTTGCCGCGGAACTGAAAATGCCTGCTGGTGTGCTGCTCGAACAGCTGCAGGCAGCGGGCGTCCAGAAAGCGAGTGAAGACGATGCGCTGTCCGAAACGGACAAGGCGCGTCTGCTCGATCATTTGCGCAAGTCGCACGGCGCAACCGACGGCGACAAGCGCAAGATCACGCTGACCCGCAAGCATACGTCGGAGATCAAGCAATCTGACGCGACGGGCAAGGCTCGCACCATTCAGGTCGAGGTCCGCAAGAAGCGTACGTTCGTCAAGCGCGACGACGTGGCCGAAGGTGCGGAACAGGGTCAGGCGCAGGTCGCCGAAGCGGACGACGATGCAGAACTGAAGCGTCGCGAGGAAGAAGCGCGCCGCGAGGCCGAGCTGCTCGAGAAGCAGGCGCAGGAACTGCGCGAGCGTCAGGAGCGCCTCGAGCGCGAGGAAGCGGAACGTCGTGCCCGCGAGGAAGCGGCCGAAGCCGAGCGCCGTCGCGCCGAGGAAGAAGCGGCGGCGAAGCGTGCCGCGGCCGAAGCTGCGGCGGCACAGCAGCAGGCAGCGGCACAGCAGGCTGCTGCAGCCGAACAGGAAGCGGAGACTCCGCAATCGGCGCAGTCCGCGCAGGACGAGGCGCGCGCAGCCGCCGAACGTGCGGCGCAGCGCGAAGCGGCGAAGAAGGCTGAAGACGCTGCCCGCGAGGCAGCGGACAAGGCGCGTGCCGAGCAGGAAGAGATCAGCAAGCGCCGTGCGGCGGCAGAAGCCGAAGCGCGTGCGATTCGCGAGATGATGAACACGCCGCGCAAGGCCGTCGTCAAGGCTGTCGAGCCGCCGAAACCGGTCGAGCCGCCGAAGCCGGCCGAAGCGAAGGGCACGCTGCACAAGCCGGCAAAGCCGGAAGGTGCGCAGGCGCGCCCGGCCGTGAAGAAGCCGGCCGGTGCGGCACCGGCAACGACGCAGGCGCCGGCAGGCGCGGGCGACCGCAACAAGAAGCCGGGCGCTGGCAAGGGCGGCTGGCAGGACGACGCGTCGAAGCGTCGCGGCATCAAGACGCGCGGCGATTCGAGCGGCGGCGTCGACCGCGGCTGGCGCGGCGGCCCGAAGGGTCGTGGCCGTCACCAGGACAGTGCATCGTCCTTCCAGGCGCCGACCGAGCCGATCGTCCGTGAAGTGCACGTGCCGGAAACCGTGTCGGTTGCCGATCTCGCGCACAAGATGTCGATCAAGGCCTCCGAAGTCATCAAGGTGATGATGAAGATGGGCCAGATGGTCACGATCAACCAGGTGCTGGACCAGGAAACGGCGATGATCGTCGTCGAGGAACTGGGCCACCGCGCGGTTGCCGCGAAGCTGGACGATCCGGAAGCGTTGCTCGTCGAAGGCGAAACCGGTACCGACGCCGAGCAACTGCCGCGTCCGCCGGTCGTCACGGTGATGGGTCACGTCGACCACGGCAAGACCTCGCTGCTCGACCACATCCGCCGCGCGAAGGTTGCCGCAGGCGAAGCGGGCGGCATTACGCAGCACATCGGCGCGTATCACGTCGATACGCCGCGTGGCGTCATCACGTTCCTCGATACGCCGGGTCACGAAGCGTTCACGGCAATGCGTGCACGCGGCGCGAAGGCGACCGACATCGTGGTGCTGGTGGTGGCAGCCGACGACGGCGTGATGCCGCAGACGAAGGAAGCCATTGCCCACGCGAAGGCGGGTGGTGTGCCGATCGTCGTCGCGATCAACAAGATCGACAAGCCGGAAGCGAACCCCGATCGCGTCAAGCAGGAACTGGTCGCGGAAGGCGTCGTGCCGGAAGAATACGGTGGCGATTCGCCGTTCGTGCCGGTGTCGGCAAAGACGGGCGCGGGCATCGACGATCTGCTCGAGAACGTGCTGCTGCAAGCCGAAGTGCTGGAGTTGAAGGCACCGGTCGAAGCGCCGGCCAAGGGTATCGTGATCGAAGCGAAGCTCGACAAGGGCAAGGGCCCGGTCGCGACGATCCTCGTGCAGTCCGGTACGCTGAACCGCGGCGACATCGTGCTGGCGGGTACGGCCTACGGCCGCGTACGCGCGATGCTCGACGAGAACGGCAAGCCGACGAAGGAAGCCGGCCCGTCGATCCCGGTCGAAATCCAGGGTCTGTCGGAAGTGCCGGGCGCGGGCGAGGAAGTGATCGTGCTGCCGGACGAGCGCAAGGCGCGTGAAATCGCATTGTTCCGTCAGGGCAAGTTCCGCGACGTGAAGCTGGCGAAGCAGCAGGCCGCGAAGCTGGAAAGCATGCTCGAGCAGATGGGCGAAGGCGAAGTGCAGAACCTGCCGCTCATCATCAAGGCGGACGTGCAGGGCTCGCAGGAAGCGCTCGTGCAGTCGCTGCTCAAGCTGTCGACCGACGAAGTGCGCGTGCAGATCGTGCACAGCGCGGTGGGTGGCATCAGCGAAAACGACGTCAACCTCGCAACGGCATCGAAGGCTGTCATCATCGGCTTCAACACGCGTGCGGATGCACAGGCGCGCAAGCTGGCCGAAGCGAACGGCATCGACATCCGCTACTACAACATCATCTATGACGCAGTGGATGAGGTGAAGGCGGCAATGTCGGGCATGCTGGCGCCGGAGAAGCGCGAAGTCGTCACCGGCATGGTCGAGGTGCGCCAGGTGTTCAAGGTGCCGAAGGTCGGCACGGTCGCCGGCTGTATGGTCACGGACGGTATCGTCAAGCGCTCGTCGTCGGTTCGCGTGCTGCGCAACAACGTCGTGATCTTCACGGGCGAACTCGAATCGCTGAAGCGCTTCAAGGACGACGTGAAGGAAGTGAAGCAAGGCTTCGAGTGCGGTATGTCGGTGAAGAACTTCAACGACGTCATCGAAGGCGACCAGTTCGAAGTCTTCGAAGTGACCGAAGTCGCGCGTACGCTGTAA
- the rbfA gene encoding 30S ribosome-binding factor RbfA encodes MSRKRTSPNRNVQIADQIQRDLSELIMREVKDPRIGIVTIQSVELTPDYAHAKVYFTALTGDPAKTQEALNHASGHLHNLLFKRLHIHTVPTLHFHYDQTIEKAVEMSRLIKEANSTRAKDDDEADAATKDD; translated from the coding sequence ATGTCCAGGAAACGTACTTCCCCCAATCGCAACGTGCAGATCGCTGACCAGATTCAGCGCGATCTGTCCGAACTCATCATGCGCGAGGTCAAAGACCCGCGCATCGGCATCGTGACCATCCAGAGCGTCGAACTCACGCCGGATTACGCGCACGCGAAGGTCTACTTCACCGCGTTGACCGGCGATCCGGCCAAGACGCAGGAAGCGCTGAACCACGCGTCGGGTCACTTGCACAACCTGTTGTTCAAGCGCCTGCACATCCATACGGTGCCGACGCTGCATTTCCACTACGACCAGACGATCGAGAAGGCCGTGGAAATGTCGCGCCTGATCAAGGAAGCGAACTCGACGCGCGCGAAGGACGACGACGAGGCCGACGCGGCTACCAAGGACGACTGA
- the truB gene encoding tRNA pseudouridine(55) synthase TruB translates to MTTAASQRPRVPRRVLDGVLLLDKPVGLSSNDALIRAKRLLLAKKAGHTGTLDPLASGLLPLCFGEATKFSQDLLEADKTYEATMRLGQRTATGDAEGEVIDTRPVECDRAAVEAALARFTGEIVQVPPMYSALKRDGKPLYEYARAGQTVEREGRNVTILALDLLACDLPDVTFRVTCSKGTYVRTLAEDIGEALGCGAHLTMLRRTGVGALTLEHAVTLDALSDADEAARDAWLQPVDALLSTFPLVRLDETSAKRFLHGQRLPLSSLDPIDATEGGRVRVYDATRLLGVARKANGVLAPERLVVTAA, encoded by the coding sequence ATGACGACTGCAGCATCCCAACGTCCGCGCGTGCCCCGGCGCGTGCTGGACGGCGTCCTCCTGCTCGACAAGCCGGTCGGCCTTTCGAGCAACGATGCACTGATTCGCGCGAAGCGCCTGCTGCTCGCGAAGAAAGCCGGTCACACCGGTACGCTCGATCCCCTGGCTTCGGGTTTGCTGCCGCTGTGTTTCGGCGAGGCGACGAAGTTCTCGCAGGATCTGCTCGAAGCGGACAAGACCTACGAAGCGACGATGCGTCTCGGCCAGCGTACGGCTACCGGCGACGCGGAAGGCGAGGTGATCGACACGCGCCCCGTCGAATGCGACCGTGCGGCGGTGGAAGCCGCGCTGGCGCGCTTCACCGGCGAGATCGTGCAGGTGCCGCCGATGTATTCGGCGCTCAAGCGCGATGGCAAACCGCTGTATGAATATGCGCGCGCGGGGCAAACCGTCGAGCGCGAGGGCCGCAACGTGACGATCCTCGCCCTCGACCTGCTCGCGTGCGACCTGCCTGACGTGACGTTTCGCGTGACCTGCAGCAAGGGCACTTATGTGCGCACGCTGGCAGAGGATATCGGCGAGGCGCTCGGTTGCGGTGCGCATCTGACGATGCTGCGGCGCACGGGCGTCGGCGCGCTGACGCTCGAGCATGCGGTAACGCTCGATGCGCTGTCCGATGCCGACGAAGCGGCACGTGATGCGTGGCTCCAGCCGGTCGATGCGTTGCTGTCGACGTTTCCGCTGGTTCGTCTCGATGAAACCAGCGCGAAGCGGTTCCTGCACGGGCAGCGTTTGCCGCTGTCGTCGCTCGACCCGATCGACGCGACCGAAGGCGGGCGTGTGCGCGTCTACGACGCGACTCGCCTGCTCGGCGTGGCCCGCAAGGCAAACGGCGTGCTGGCGCCGGAGCGGCTCGTCGTCACGGCAGCCTGA
- a CDS encoding DHA2 family efflux MFS transporter permease subunit codes for MAQAPVSHPPLQGGQLVIGTIAVSLAVFMNVLDTSIANVAIPTISGDLGVSSDQGTWVITSFAVANAISVPLTGWLTDRFGQVRLFLASIILFVISSWMCGLSPNLPFLLASRVLQGAVAGPMIPLSQALLLSSYPRAKAPMALALWAMTTLIAPVAGPILGGWISDNYSWPWIFYVNIPVGIAAAAATWAIYRNRESAVRRAPIDGVGLALLVVWVGSLQIMLDKGKDLDWFASTTIIVLALTAVIAFAFFVIWELTAEHPVVDLSLFRMRNFTGGTVALSIGYGLYFGNLVLLPLWLQTQIGYTATDAGLVMAPVGLFAILLSPLTGKYLPRTDPRFISTASFLTFALCFWMRSRYTTGVDEWSLTLPTLVQGIAMAGFFIPLVSITLSGLPGHRIPAASGLSNFVRIMCGGIGTSIFQTAWDHRNNFHHAQLVEQANVYNPTFNQAVTQMGNLGLTRDQAHGLINNLATQQAAQLGVNDLFYISAAIFVLLIGLIWITKPERSGGGDAGAAASAAH; via the coding sequence ATGGCACAGGCACCTGTCTCTCACCCGCCCTTGCAGGGCGGGCAGCTCGTGATCGGGACGATCGCGGTATCGCTCGCGGTGTTCATGAACGTGCTCGACACGTCCATCGCGAACGTCGCGATCCCGACCATCTCGGGCGACCTCGGCGTGTCGTCCGACCAGGGCACGTGGGTCATCACGTCGTTCGCAGTCGCGAACGCGATCTCCGTGCCGCTGACCGGCTGGCTGACCGACCGCTTCGGGCAGGTTCGCCTGTTCCTCGCGTCGATCATCCTGTTCGTGATTTCGTCGTGGATGTGCGGGCTCTCGCCCAACCTGCCGTTCCTGCTTGCGTCGCGCGTGCTGCAAGGCGCGGTGGCAGGCCCGATGATTCCGCTGTCGCAAGCGCTCCTGCTGTCGAGTTATCCGCGCGCCAAGGCGCCGATGGCGCTCGCGCTATGGGCGATGACGACGCTGATCGCGCCCGTTGCCGGCCCGATTCTCGGCGGCTGGATCTCGGACAACTACTCGTGGCCGTGGATCTTTTACGTCAACATCCCGGTCGGCATCGCCGCCGCCGCCGCGACGTGGGCGATCTACCGCAATCGGGAATCGGCCGTGCGCCGCGCCCCGATCGACGGCGTGGGCCTCGCGCTGCTGGTCGTCTGGGTCGGCTCGCTGCAGATCATGCTCGACAAGGGCAAGGATCTCGACTGGTTCGCGTCGACGACCATCATCGTGCTCGCGCTGACCGCGGTCATCGCGTTCGCGTTCTTCGTCATCTGGGAACTGACTGCCGAGCACCCGGTCGTCGACCTGTCGCTGTTCCGCATGCGGAACTTCACCGGCGGCACCGTCGCGCTGTCGATCGGGTACGGCCTGTACTTCGGTAACCTCGTGCTGTTGCCGCTGTGGCTGCAGACGCAGATCGGCTACACGGCGACCGACGCCGGTCTCGTGATGGCGCCGGTCGGGCTGTTCGCGATCCTGCTGTCGCCACTCACCGGGAAGTACCTGCCGCGCACCGATCCGCGCTTTATCTCGACGGCGTCGTTCCTGACGTTTGCGCTGTGCTTCTGGATGCGGTCGCGCTACACAACGGGGGTCGACGAATGGTCGCTGACGCTGCCGACGCTCGTACAGGGCATCGCGATGGCCGGCTTCTTCATCCCGCTGGTATCGATCACGCTGTCGGGCCTGCCCGGCCACCGCATTCCCGCGGCATCGGGCCTGTCCAACTTCGTGCGGATCATGTGCGGCGGCATCGGCACGTCGATCTTCCAGACGGCCTGGGACCATCGCAACAACTTCCATCACGCGCAACTGGTCGAGCAGGCGAACGTCTACAACCCGACGTTCAACCAGGCCGTCACGCAGATGGGCAACCTCGGGCTGACGCGGGACCAGGCACACGGGCTGATCAACAACCTGGCCACGCAGCAGGCCGCGCAGCTCGGCGTGAACGACCTGTTCTACATTTCGGCGGCGATCTTCGTGCTGCTGATCGGGCTGATCTGGATCACGAAGCCCGAGCGCTCGGGCGGTGGCGATGCAGGTGCCGCGGCATCGGCTGCACACTGA
- a CDS encoding efflux RND transporter periplasmic adaptor subunit encodes MSDQQNAASAQPQNNGKRKRMMTLLVAVIVIAAIAYGLYYFLVARFHEGTDDAYVNGNVVQITPQVTGTVIAVKADDTQTVKAGDPLVVLDPADSQVALQQAEANLAQTVRQVRGLFVNDDQYRAQVALRQSDLSKAEDDLRRRVAVAQTGAVSQEEISHARDAVRAAQASLDASQQQLASNRALTANTTIASHPNVMAAAAKVRDAYLANARNVLPAPVTGYVAKRSVQVGQRVSPGTPLMSVVPLNAVWVDANFKEVQLKHMRIGQPVELTADIYGSSAVYHGKVVGFSAGTGSAFSLLPAQNATGNWIKVVQRLPVRIELDPKDLAKHPLRIGLSMQVDVDIKDERGDQLVNAPNTVYETNVFAKYGDEADAEIARIIAENAGGNAPAPAAAKSSAVAKMM; translated from the coding sequence ATGAGCGACCAACAAAACGCCGCCAGCGCGCAGCCGCAGAACAACGGCAAGCGCAAACGGATGATGACGCTGCTCGTCGCGGTCATCGTGATCGCGGCCATCGCGTATGGCCTGTACTACTTCCTCGTCGCCCGCTTCCATGAAGGGACCGACGACGCGTACGTGAACGGCAACGTCGTGCAGATCACGCCGCAGGTCACCGGCACCGTGATCGCGGTAAAGGCCGATGACACGCAGACGGTGAAGGCCGGCGATCCGCTCGTCGTGCTCGACCCGGCCGACTCGCAGGTCGCGCTGCAGCAGGCCGAAGCCAATCTCGCGCAGACGGTGCGCCAGGTGCGCGGTCTGTTCGTCAACGACGACCAGTATCGCGCGCAAGTCGCACTGCGCCAGTCCGACCTGTCGAAGGCCGAGGACGACCTCCGTCGCCGCGTGGCCGTCGCGCAGACGGGCGCCGTGTCGCAGGAAGAAATCTCGCACGCACGCGACGCCGTGCGCGCCGCCCAGGCATCGCTCGACGCCTCGCAGCAACAACTCGCGTCGAACCGCGCGCTGACCGCAAACACGACGATCGCATCGCATCCGAACGTGATGGCCGCAGCCGCGAAGGTTCGCGACGCGTACCTGGCGAACGCGCGTAACGTGCTGCCCGCACCGGTCACCGGCTATGTCGCGAAGCGCTCGGTGCAGGTCGGCCAGCGCGTGTCGCCGGGCACGCCGCTGATGTCGGTGGTGCCGCTGAACGCAGTGTGGGTCGATGCGAACTTCAAGGAAGTCCAGCTCAAGCACATGCGCATCGGCCAGCCGGTCGAACTGACGGCCGACATCTACGGCTCGTCGGCGGTCTATCACGGCAAGGTGGTCGGCTTCTCGGCAGGTACGGGCTCGGCGTTCTCGCTGCTGCCGGCGCAGAACGCGACGGGTAACTGGATCAAGGTCGTGCAGCGCCTGCCGGTGCGGATCGAACTCGATCCGAAGGATCTCGCCAAGCACCCGCTGCGCATCGGCCTGTCGATGCAGGTCGACGTGGACATCAAGGACGAACGCGGCGACCAGCTCGTGAACGCACCGAACACCGTCTACGAGACCAATGTGTTCGCGAAGTACGGCGACGAAGCCGACGCCGAAATCGCCCGCATCATCGCCGAGAATGCCGGCGGCAACGCACCGGCGCCGGCTGCGGCGAAGTCGAGTGCCGTCGCGAAGATGATGTAA
- a CDS encoding efflux transporter outer membrane subunit: MKSSPLSVRAGSCRTAVAVAVAALALAGCANYIGIKSDKQIAPASQFESAQSLPAQGGQWPALDWASQFGDPQLPKLIDEALQGNPSIAQAQARIAKASSYIESSRSNLMPKAEASYSWTRELYSSNALFPPPYGGQWYSENNALASASWELDLWGKNRERLHTAVSQEKAAEADMQQARITLASSVARTYNSLAQLYALRDIAQREITNRETVGKITDGRVSAGLDTNVERQTARGNIATTQASLSDLDGQITTVRYQLAALLGKGPDRGLQIAAPVMNPSGDVALPGNLPADLVSRRPDIVAARWQVEAAMHDVKEAKAEFYPDVNLAAGFGFDAFGWGKFLNFASRQAQFGPAIHLPIFDAGALRAQLKGRYADFDLSVANYNQTLISALNDVATQVASIRAVDRQMGDAQRALDASTRAYDLAVIRYKAGLSPQLQVLTADSNRLASEQTVTNLKMRRRDMQLALIKALGGGFDATGTPLAAPDADKTTKQAAN; the protein is encoded by the coding sequence ATGAAATCCTCCCCGTTGTCCGTGCGCGCCGGGTCGTGCCGCACCGCCGTCGCCGTCGCGGTCGCCGCACTGGCGCTGGCGGGCTGCGCGAACTACATCGGCATCAAGAGCGACAAGCAGATCGCCCCCGCGTCGCAATTCGAATCCGCCCAGAGCCTGCCGGCCCAGGGCGGCCAGTGGCCGGCGCTCGACTGGGCCAGCCAGTTCGGCGATCCGCAGTTGCCGAAGCTGATCGACGAAGCCCTGCAGGGCAATCCGTCGATCGCGCAGGCACAGGCGCGCATCGCAAAGGCGTCGTCGTACATCGAATCGTCGCGCTCGAACCTGATGCCCAAGGCGGAAGCCAGCTATTCGTGGACGCGTGAGCTGTATTCGTCGAACGCGCTGTTCCCGCCGCCGTACGGCGGCCAGTGGTACAGCGAGAACAACGCGCTCGCGAGCGCGTCGTGGGAACTCGACCTGTGGGGCAAGAACCGCGAGCGCCTGCACACCGCCGTGTCGCAGGAAAAGGCGGCCGAAGCCGACATGCAGCAGGCACGCATCACGCTCGCGTCGTCGGTCGCACGCACCTACAACTCGCTCGCGCAGCTCTATGCGCTGCGCGATATCGCCCAACGCGAGATCACCAACCGCGAGACGGTCGGCAAGATCACCGACGGTCGCGTGTCGGCCGGCCTCGACACCAACGTCGAACGCCAGACGGCCCGCGGCAATATCGCGACGACCCAGGCTTCGCTGTCCGATCTCGATGGGCAGATCACGACGGTGCGCTACCAGCTCGCGGCACTGCTCGGCAAGGGCCCGGATCGCGGGCTGCAGATCGCGGCGCCCGTGATGAACCCGAGCGGCGATGTCGCACTGCCCGGCAACCTGCCGGCCGATCTCGTCTCGCGCCGCCCCGACATCGTCGCCGCGCGCTGGCAGGTCGAAGCCGCGATGCACGACGTGAAGGAAGCGAAGGCCGAGTTCTACCCCGACGTGAACCTTGCGGCCGGTTTCGGCTTCGATGCGTTCGGCTGGGGCAAATTCCTGAACTTCGCGAGCCGCCAGGCGCAATTCGGCCCGGCGATCCACCTGCCGATTTTCGACGCCGGCGCGCTGCGCGCGCAGCTCAAGGGCCGCTACGCGGACTTCGACCTGTCGGTGGCGAACTACAACCAGACGCTGATCAGCGCGCTGAACGACGTCGCGACGCAGGTCGCGTCGATCCGCGCAGTCGATCGCCAGATGGGCGATGCGCAACGCGCCCTCGACGCATCGACGCGCGCATACGACCTCGCGGTCATCCGCTACAAGGCCGGCCTGTCGCCGCAGCTGCAGGTGCTGACCGCGGACAGCAACCGCCTCGCATCGGAGCAGACGGTGACCAACCTGAAGATGCGCCGGCGCGACATGCAGCTTGCACTGATCAAGGCGCTGGGCGGCGGGTTCGACGCGACCGGCACGCCGCTTGCCGCGCCCGATGCCGACAAGACGACAAAACAGGCCGCCAACTGA